A genomic segment from Bombus affinis isolate iyBomAffi1 chromosome 13, iyBomAffi1.2, whole genome shotgun sequence encodes:
- the LOC126922980 gene encoding E3 SUMO-protein ligase ZBED1 isoform X1 produces the protein MPKIRAKRSAIWLHFSIVYQNDGLNAIVRCNKCNLIVPYCKNTTNLWSHVRTHHKDVLEINSSSCKKEAGQAHTTASSSSETKYKAIISSKISDVLRRSSSNFTEAGEITRSLIQMIAEDVLPFSIVNGKGFINFVRTLNEKYKIPKRSILISKYLPDSYARKCMEIKESLSKATCVNVAISLQENTKRSGLILATSVHFCVDRVQHHKLLRISFQSTDDKFPILRELDEIGKLWQFCSKINLVTYNDTYRTMTYATYNTCFGHTLNCVAQTAMKNTKVVFDVINKCRDVVCDFKINEIVASSQRFATNSSKILNLWGNAADCWISAYLMLNHVYELKPVLEKDALSKWEATSQTSPKIYERPDRDVPSVSEVEWNIISEIIKVLWPLHEATKELFSDLHVTISKIIPIVHGIEAALKDMDDLSADGTLFRDNLLRCFSAQFKDVEESVGYAIATFLDPRYKDVAFHSKKCIENVKNILTKSNVSDDENANSNESTIDSPETNDENVGTNILWAAFDKRVEELGVKPDNCVINCPSRHELERYINLKIINRKDDPIAWWSTTGHVMFPNLSKIAADYLCAPAYSVSNNPLFSKLQKMLFDRRVRLSDERTNMLAVIGSN, from the exons ATGCCTAAAATTCGTGCGAAAAGAAGTGCCATTTGGCTGCATTTTTCCATAGTATACCAAAACGATGGATTAAACGCAATCGTCAGGTGCAACAAGTGCAATCTCATAGTGCCTTATTGTAAAAACACGACGAATCTGTGGTCGCACGTCCGCACACATCACAAAGACGTTCTCGAGATAAACTCGTCTAGTTGTAAGAAAGAAGCGGGACAAGCTCATACAACTGCATCCAGTTCATCAGAGACCAAATACAAAGCGATAATTTCGTCAAAAATCTCCGATGTGCTGCGAAGATCGTCTTCGAATTTCACAGAAGCAGGTGAGATAACTCGATCTTTGATACAAATGATAGCAGAAGACGTGCTTCCGTTTTCAATAGTCAATGGCAAAGGATTCATCAATTTCGTGAGAACGTTGAacgaaaaatacaaaataccaAAGAGAAGTATTTTGATCTCGAAATACTTGCCAGACTCGTACGCGCGCAAATGCATGGAGATCAAGGAAAGTTTGTCGAAAGCGACGTGTGTTAACGTTGCGATTAGTTTGCAGGAAAATACGAAGCGCAGTGGCTTGATTCTCGCGACAAGCGTCCATTTCTGTGTCGATAGAGTCCAACATCACAAGTTATTGAGGATCTCGTTTCAATCAACGGACGACAAGTTTCCCATATTACGCGAGCTCGATGAAATTGGTAAGCTCTGGCAATTCTGTTCGAAAATAAACCTCGTCACTTACAACGACACGTATCGTACTATGACGTATGCCACGTACAACACTTGTTTCGGTCACACGTTGAACTGTGTAGCACAGACTGCGATGAAAAACACGAAAGTTGTATTTGACGTGATAAATAAGTGCCGAGACGTTGTCTGTGATTTTAAAATTAACGAAATCGTAGCGAGTTCGCAACGATTTGCTACGAATTCTTCGAAAATTTTGAACTTATGGGGGAATGCGGCCGATTGTTGGATCTCCGCGTATTTAATGCTAAACCACGTGTACGAATTAAAACCTGTTTTAGAGAAGGATGCATTATCTAAATGGGAAGCAACTTCTCAGACGTCGCCAAAGATATACGAAAGACCTGACAGAGATGTACCATCCGTGTCAGAAGTTGAATGGAATATAATTTCGGAGATAATCAAAGTTTTGTGGCCATTGCACGAAGCGACAAAAGAATTGTTCTCTGATCTTCACGTGacaatttcgaaaataataCCTATCGTTCATGGTATAGAGGCTGCTTTAAAAGATATGGATGATTTGTCGGCCGATGGCACGTTGTTCCGTGACAATTTGTTGAGATGTTTCTCTGCACAATTTAAGGACGTCGAAGAGTCGGTTGGCTACGCTATCGCCACATTTTTGGATCCTAGATACAAGGATGTCGCGTTTCATTCCAAGAAGTGTATCGAAAATGTGAAGAATATATTGACGAAATCAAACGTTTCCGACGATGAAAACGCTAATTCTAACGAATCTACGATTGATAGTCCGGAAACGAACGATGAAAATGTAGGAACGAATATTTTATGGGCAGCGTTTGATAAGAGGGTTGAGGAATTGGGCGTTAAACCTGACAACTGTGTTATTAATTGTCCATCAAGGCACGAGTTGGAGAG atatataaatttgaaaataattaacagaAAAGACGATCCGATCGCATGGTGGAGTACTACGGGCCACGTGATGTTTCCAAACCTTTCAAAAATTGCAGCCGATTACTTGTGCGCACCTGCATACTCTGTATCTAACAATCCTTTATTTTCAAAATTGCAGAAAATGTTATTTGATCGAAGAGTACGATTGTCAGACGAACGTACTAACATGCTCGCTGTGATAGGTTCGAACTAA
- the LOC126922980 gene encoding uncharacterized protein LOC126922980 isoform X2 → MPKIRAKRSAIWLHFSIVYQNDGLNAIVRCNKCNLIVPYCKNTTNLWSHVRTHHKDVLEINSSSCKKEAGQAHTTASSSSETKYKAIISSKISDVLRRSSSNFTEAGEITRSLIQMIAEDVLPFSIVNGKGFINFVRTLNEKYKIPKRSILISKYLPDSYARKCMEIKESLSKATCVNVAISLQENTKRSGLILATSVHFCVDRVQHHKLLRISFQSTDDKFPILRELDEIEKDALSKWEATSQTSPKIYERPDRDVPSVSEVEWNIISEIIKVLWPLHEATKELFSDLHVTISKIIPIVHGIEAALKDMDDLSADGTLFRDNLLRCFSAQFKDVEESVGYAIATFLDPRYKDVAFHSKKCIENVKNILTKSNVSDDENANSNESTIDSPETNDENVGTNILWAAFDKRVEELGVKPDNCVINCPSRHELERYINLKIINRKDDPIAWWSTTGHVMFPNLSKIAADYLCAPAYSVSNNPLFSKLQKMLFDRRVRLSDERTNMLAVIGSN, encoded by the exons ATGCCTAAAATTCGTGCGAAAAGAAGTGCCATTTGGCTGCATTTTTCCATAGTATACCAAAACGATGGATTAAACGCAATCGTCAGGTGCAACAAGTGCAATCTCATAGTGCCTTATTGTAAAAACACGACGAATCTGTGGTCGCACGTCCGCACACATCACAAAGACGTTCTCGAGATAAACTCGTCTAGTTGTAAGAAAGAAGCGGGACAAGCTCATACAACTGCATCCAGTTCATCAGAGACCAAATACAAAGCGATAATTTCGTCAAAAATCTCCGATGTGCTGCGAAGATCGTCTTCGAATTTCACAGAAGCAGGTGAGATAACTCGATCTTTGATACAAATGATAGCAGAAGACGTGCTTCCGTTTTCAATAGTCAATGGCAAAGGATTCATCAATTTCGTGAGAACGTTGAacgaaaaatacaaaataccaAAGAGAAGTATTTTGATCTCGAAATACTTGCCAGACTCGTACGCGCGCAAATGCATGGAGATCAAGGAAAGTTTGTCGAAAGCGACGTGTGTTAACGTTGCGATTAGTTTGCAGGAAAATACGAAGCGCAGTGGCTTGATTCTCGCGACAAGCGTCCATTTCTGTGTCGATAGAGTCCAACATCACAAGTTATTGAGGATCTCGTTTCAATCAACGGACGACAAGTTTCCCATATTACGCGAGCTCGATGAAATTG AGAAGGATGCATTATCTAAATGGGAAGCAACTTCTCAGACGTCGCCAAAGATATACGAAAGACCTGACAGAGATGTACCATCCGTGTCAGAAGTTGAATGGAATATAATTTCGGAGATAATCAAAGTTTTGTGGCCATTGCACGAAGCGACAAAAGAATTGTTCTCTGATCTTCACGTGacaatttcgaaaataataCCTATCGTTCATGGTATAGAGGCTGCTTTAAAAGATATGGATGATTTGTCGGCCGATGGCACGTTGTTCCGTGACAATTTGTTGAGATGTTTCTCTGCACAATTTAAGGACGTCGAAGAGTCGGTTGGCTACGCTATCGCCACATTTTTGGATCCTAGATACAAGGATGTCGCGTTTCATTCCAAGAAGTGTATCGAAAATGTGAAGAATATATTGACGAAATCAAACGTTTCCGACGATGAAAACGCTAATTCTAACGAATCTACGATTGATAGTCCGGAAACGAACGATGAAAATGTAGGAACGAATATTTTATGGGCAGCGTTTGATAAGAGGGTTGAGGAATTGGGCGTTAAACCTGACAACTGTGTTATTAATTGTCCATCAAGGCACGAGTTGGAGAG atatataaatttgaaaataattaacagaAAAGACGATCCGATCGCATGGTGGAGTACTACGGGCCACGTGATGTTTCCAAACCTTTCAAAAATTGCAGCCGATTACTTGTGCGCACCTGCATACTCTGTATCTAACAATCCTTTATTTTCAAAATTGCAGAAAATGTTATTTGATCGAAGAGTACGATTGTCAGACGAACGTACTAACATGCTCGCTGTGATAGGTTCGAACTAA